From one Streptomyces chromofuscus genomic stretch:
- a CDS encoding ABC transporter ATP-binding protein yields MYELRGVTKRYSRGKDTVHALDGVDLTVADGDRLVIQGPTGGGKSTLLQMLGGLDRPTSGEVVLDGTDLARLPEARLTRVRSENIGFVFQSFNLIPTLTALENVETALVPLGVKTGERRERAAEALKSVGLGERLGHLPGEMSGGQQQRVAIARALVKRPKVLLADEPTGNLDESMRDEIMDVLERTWREHGLTFIMVTHDSAIAKKAPRVATIRTGRITVKENANS; encoded by the coding sequence ATGTACGAACTCAGAGGCGTCACCAAGCGCTACAGCCGGGGCAAGGACACCGTGCACGCGCTGGACGGCGTCGACCTCACCGTCGCCGACGGCGACCGGCTGGTCATCCAGGGCCCCACCGGCGGCGGCAAGTCGACGCTGTTGCAGATGCTCGGCGGACTCGACCGGCCCACCTCCGGTGAAGTCGTCCTCGACGGCACCGACCTGGCCCGCCTGCCCGAGGCCCGGCTGACCCGGGTGCGCAGCGAGAACATCGGCTTCGTCTTCCAGAGCTTCAACCTCATCCCCACGCTCACCGCCCTGGAGAACGTCGAGACAGCGCTCGTACCGCTCGGCGTCAAGACCGGCGAACGGCGTGAACGGGCCGCCGAGGCACTGAAGTCGGTCGGGCTCGGTGAGCGGCTCGGGCATCTGCCCGGAGAGATGTCGGGGGGTCAGCAGCAGCGGGTCGCCATCGCGCGGGCGCTGGTGAAGCGGCCGAAGGTGCTGCTGGCCGACGAACCCACCGGAAATCTCGACGAGTCGATGCGCGACGAGATCATGGACGTACTCGAACGCACATGGAGGGAGCACGGGCTCACCTTCATCATGGTGACCCACGACTCCGCGATCGCGAAGAAGGCCCCGCGGGTCGCGACGATCCGCACGGGTCGGATCACGGTGAAGGAGAACGCCAACTCGTAG